In one window of Erinaceus europaeus chromosome 17, mEriEur2.1, whole genome shotgun sequence DNA:
- the LOC132533872 gene encoding coiled-coil domain-containing protein 81-like isoform X1: protein MQRTKANSTLYSKVENKEEEQDEQFLHQYQIMNNKDTAFKDQLRLKSEKEECMKNAAYNLGVADAIKSQRNQKCHFSNPYIFENRPESAAIVTEKKNEYTKNLLKQIDANSKLAKKKQESQEVLEQLELLQLKQE, encoded by the exons ATGCAGCGCACTAAGGCCAACAGTACACTGTATTCTAAAGTCGAGaacaaagaagaagaacaggACGAGCAATTTCTACATCAATACCAGATAATGAACAACAAGGACACTGCATTCAAAGACCAG ttgagactaaaatcagaaaaagaagaatgcatgAAGAATGCTGCATATAACCTTGGTGTCGCAGATGCTATAAAATCACAGAGGAATCAGAAATGCCACTTTTCT AATCCATACATCTTTGAGAACCGACCAGAAAGTGCTGCTATtgtcactgaaaagaaaaatgagtatactaagaaccttcttaaacaaatagatgccaatagtaaactggccaagaaaaaacaagaaagccAGGAAGTCTTGGAGCAGCTAGAACTGCTGCAACTCAAACAAGAGTGA